From the Candidatus Bathyarchaeia archaeon genome, one window contains:
- a CDS encoding UPF0147 family protein, with protein sequence MSRKKQKLEEYEQRIKSVLEVLKAISEDTTTPRNIRRAAKNSIDMLMNTSLTQAVRSANTISILDEISQDPNMPPYTRTRIWNILSILETIKD encoded by the coding sequence ATGTCTAGGAAGAAGCAGAAGCTAGAGGAGTATGAACAACGCATAAAAAGTGTGCTCGAGGTTTTGAAGGCAATCTCGGAGGATACAACGACTCCTAGAAATATTAGAAGGGCGGCCAAGAACTCTATCGATATGTTAATGAATACAAGCCTTACTCAAGCAGTGAGGTCGGCCAACACTATCTCGATTCTTGACGAGATCTCTCAGGATCCGAATATGCCACCCTACACTAGAACTCGTATCTGGAATATACTTAGCATCCTAGAAACCATAAAAGATTAA
- a CDS encoding helix-turn-helix domain-containing protein, whose protein sequence is MPHVIWAEAKLPDYEYAVKSRNRWRVLEAIASKGGVANFKDIERASGVKGSTLTHHLDVLQSLNIVDREVKGTYRLKYKTPLCYLFGRESEVPFAYYGLLGRKDDICDPEPEVALKLLEKEGVTPKLVYVTTSHEALSDWKDLKLQYQWILCYEDQILDIDAVKRNVISWLESSLKEYVAILDCTSATKPATLAYYELAQMFYTPLIYVYEPTRTLKWLVSKETIKRRLGIPKGEE, encoded by the coding sequence TTGCCTCACGTTATATGGGCGGAAGCTAAATTGCCTGATTACGAGTATGCGGTGAAGAGTAGGAATAGGTGGAGAGTCCTTGAAGCCATCGCCAGTAAAGGCGGGGTCGCTAACTTTAAGGATATCGAGAGAGCCTCCGGTGTTAAGGGGTCTACTTTAACACATCACCTTGACGTATTACAATCCCTTAACATAGTGGATCGTGAAGTTAAGGGAACATATCGCCTAAAATATAAGACACCCCTCTGCTACCTCTTCGGCCGTGAGAGTGAGGTTCCATTCGCTTATTATGGGCTTCTGGGAAGGAAGGACGATATCTGTGACCCTGAACCGGAGGTGGCTCTAAAACTCCTCGAGAAAGAAGGGGTAACCCCTAAACTGGTCTACGTAACTACCTCCCATGAGGCGTTGAGTGACTGGAAGGACCTCAAGCTTCAGTACCAATGGATACTCTGCTATGAAGATCAGATACTCGATATTGATGCTGTGAAGAGGAATGTGATTTCGTGGCTGGAGAGTTCTCTGAAAGAGTATGTAGCCATCCTTGACTGCACATCAGCTACCAAACCTGCGACGCTTGCCTATTATGAGCTGGCTCAGATGTTTTATACGCCTCTCATCTACGTATACGAGCCAACTAGAACCTTAAAGTGGCTGGTCTCTAAGGAAACTATAAAGAGGAGGCTCGGAATACCGAAGGGTGAGGAATGA
- a CDS encoding inositol monophosphatase family protein: MKPDINVLKRIASRVRSEVTPLAGTLKAGEVVGRGAGGDATKLIDKVAEDVVFAELERSSVDCVAVSEECGRRIIGDRLKAEEAYVIVDSVDGTNNAVRGIPFYALSIAAAEGSDLSSIQIALVADLHQGVSYWAVKGAGAASDSTPSLRTSTTSNLKEALVSIDLSAITDEITLQKLMKLILRTSHSRHFGANALELCYLATGKLDVFVDLRGRLRITDMAAAYLIVKEAGGLIVDINGRDLNAPIMDPTEKVSFIASANRALLGQVLGLVRG; encoded by the coding sequence ATGAAGCCAGACATCAATGTCCTTAAGCGAATTGCATCCCGTGTCCGAAGCGAAGTCACCCCCCTAGCCGGCACTCTTAAGGCTGGAGAAGTTGTTGGTAGGGGGGCTGGGGGCGACGCCACCAAACTTATCGATAAAGTTGCGGAGGATGTGGTCTTTGCAGAGCTAGAACGGAGCTCCGTGGACTGTGTAGCGGTGAGCGAAGAGTGCGGTAGGAGGATTATTGGCGACAGACTCAAGGCTGAAGAAGCCTACGTTATCGTTGACAGCGTAGACGGTACCAACAATGCAGTCCGGGGTATACCTTTTTATGCCCTCTCTATAGCAGCCGCCGAGGGCTCAGATCTCTCCTCAATCCAGATCGCCCTTGTAGCGGATCTTCACCAAGGAGTCTCCTATTGGGCTGTTAAGGGGGCTGGCGCAGCTTCAGACAGCACACCTTCTTTGAGAACCTCCACCACCTCAAACCTGAAGGAGGCATTGGTGAGCATCGACCTCAGCGCCATAACGGACGAAATAACCCTCCAGAAGCTAATGAAGTTGATCCTTAGAACCTCTCACAGCCGCCACTTCGGCGCTAATGCGCTCGAGCTCTGCTACCTAGCAACCGGTAAGCTGGATGTCTTCGTGGATTTGAGAGGTAGATTGAGAATTACAGACATGGCTGCTGCCTACCTAATAGTCAAGGAGGCGGGAGGGTTGATTGTTGACATTAATGGGCGAGACCTCAATGCACCCATAATGGATCCAACAGAGAAGGTGTCTTTTATAGCCTCAGCCAATAGGGCTCTCCTAGGGCAAGTTCTGGGACTTGTTAGGGGCTAG
- the tmk gene encoding dTMP kinase codes for MVKATAGGKGMLIAIEGIDGSGKTTQAYLLVEGLRRLGYKAEYTTEPTHGRIGEIIRLHVSRAKGRAPVHEALLFAADRYEHVRMTIQPKLRQGIVVVSDRYLYSSLAYQGAAGRDLKWLREINFFAPKPHLTVYLDLPPSESLKRKTGERSVFEDLEYQSKVRKIYLDLAKTDGFKIVKADRSIEEIHGEILEIVLKEAERLMSLKPHNAQ; via the coding sequence ATGGTTAAGGCTACCGCGGGAGGTAAAGGAATGCTCATAGCCATCGAAGGGATTGACGGCTCTGGTAAGACAACCCAGGCTTATCTACTAGTTGAAGGTTTAAGGAGGCTTGGCTATAAAGCAGAGTATACAACCGAACCGACTCACGGCCGCATAGGAGAAATCATCCGGTTACATGTCTCTAGAGCAAAGGGCAGAGCGCCAGTTCATGAGGCGTTACTATTTGCGGCTGACAGGTATGAGCATGTAAGGATGACAATCCAGCCCAAACTCAGGCAAGGCATAGTCGTAGTATCTGACCGTTACCTCTACTCCTCTCTCGCATACCAAGGAGCCGCAGGACGCGATTTGAAATGGTTGCGGGAAATAAACTTCTTCGCCCCAAAACCCCACTTGACGGTCTACCTAGATCTGCCCCCTAGTGAGAGTTTGAAAAGGAAGACTGGTGAGCGGTCTGTCTTCGAGGATTTGGAGTACCAGTCTAAGGTGCGTAAGATATATCTCGACCTCGCCAAGACTGATGGCTTCAAGATAGTCAAAGCCGATAGGAGTATCGAGGAGATACATGGGGAGATACTAGAAATCGTCTTGAAAGAGGCTGAGAGGCTAATGTCCCTCAAGCCTCACAATGCTCAGTAG
- a CDS encoding deoxyhypusine synthase has translation MEYVKQMKICPDARASEIIAAMRSSGVLGGGRLAKAAELVKEFFEDPDFTIFLAMAGPVVPGGLGAIVSELVRKGHIDALVSNGANLTHDIIEGLGFRHIRGDARADDSALRRRGIGRIGDIYTDQAAFKQLERWVHRTLETLAAGKEGGVGKVPVSTILEAFGRGLKAETSILASAAERGVPIFSPGIFDSMLGLHLWTYGQLNALQVDLQSDMSRMADLVYGAKKIGAIILGGGVPKHFTLGACMLRGGADAAVQIIMDRPEGGSLSGASLEEAISWGKAKEEGNLVTVVADFTIAFPLIIAYATSGRV, from the coding sequence TTGGAATATGTTAAACAGATGAAGATATGCCCTGACGCTCGAGCCTCAGAGATCATAGCCGCCATGCGATCTAGTGGCGTTTTAGGTGGAGGAAGACTGGCGAAGGCAGCTGAGCTCGTAAAGGAGTTCTTTGAGGATCCTGACTTCACCATCTTCCTAGCGATGGCAGGCCCAGTTGTCCCCGGGGGGTTGGGGGCAATAGTATCCGAACTCGTCAGGAAGGGGCATATTGACGCTCTGGTAAGCAACGGCGCCAACCTGACCCATGACATCATAGAAGGTCTGGGATTCAGGCATATAAGAGGGGATGCACGGGCGGATGATTCAGCACTGAGGAGGAGGGGTATAGGACGGATCGGCGACATCTACACGGATCAGGCAGCCTTCAAGCAGCTGGAGAGATGGGTCCATAGGACACTTGAAACCTTGGCCGCAGGCAAGGAGGGGGGAGTTGGCAAGGTGCCAGTCTCCACCATCCTCGAAGCCTTCGGCCGGGGTTTGAAAGCTGAAACTTCAATCTTAGCCAGTGCCGCTGAGAGAGGTGTACCAATATTTTCGCCTGGAATCTTCGACTCGATGTTGGGCCTCCACCTCTGGACTTATGGTCAGCTGAATGCACTCCAAGTAGATCTCCAATCTGATATGAGCCGGATGGCTGACCTGGTCTATGGAGCTAAGAAGATTGGGGCTATCATACTGGGGGGCGGAGTTCCCAAACACTTCACTTTAGGAGCCTGTATGTTGAGGGGCGGCGCAGACGCAGCCGTGCAGATAATCATGGATAGGCCTGAGGGCGGCAGTCTCTCAGGCGCCTCCTTAGAGGAGGCGATCTCATGGGGGAAGGCAAAAGAGGAAGGAAACCTCGTCACAGTCGTCGCAGACTTCACAATAGCCTTCCCTTTGATTATAGCATACGCCACATCAGGCAGAGTGTGA
- a CDS encoding DEAD/DEAH box helicase, producing the protein MPEFVDHPMIKAGVVERRPYQDRIVETCSKGNTLVTIPTGLGKTVIAARVAAERLYRHPGGRCFILAPTRPLILQHAKTFRSLLELRDEDFCIFTGETPPGKRAGSTGRLVFMTPQILENDILAGRVSLRDVVLLVFDEAHRAVGNYAYVFIAEQYLKTSEHPLIMGLTASPGSSREKIEEIRRNLGIQFIEARSEMSPDVRGYVAPLEVEWCSTELPPAFKSVKSHLESFIRERSKALREAGFLETGTSGKFTFESFKKAMRGIQSEIAKYSTPPQHLRLLLSDLLALRRCSYAVELLETQGLAPLKSYFAKLEAMGSRSGVSTAVRSILMDGEIRDAINLTLLYEAKGVEHPKLEKLVEKVRENLSKGARRIIVFTNYRETASRLIERLGAVSGVKAVRFVGQSSKLGDEGLSQKEQVALLDGFRRGVYNVLVATQVAEEGIDISASDLVIFYDNVPSAIRFIQRRGRTARGSPGRLIILVTKDTRDEAYYWLAKRKEKLMLDIIREMQPPRSSSDRDDQPKLEPYLKPELPRGEGRGEGPLIYVDNRDSSSQVVKELIRLGARIELKNLPVGDYVLSEDVAVERKTSSDLADSIIDKRLFTQAKELSSSYTKPIFIVEGEDPYTSRGISAQAIRGAILSLMLDFRIPVLITKNPTETALMLIAAAKSEQLEKKEVHISVRAAKKPLTLTEQQEYIVAGLPNVERTLARRLLSALGSVEGVFTATKEELQRIHGVGDVIAEKIRRVITAKYQTDRVEGQEE; encoded by the coding sequence ATGCCGGAGTTCGTTGATCACCCTATGATCAAGGCTGGGGTGGTCGAGCGGCGGCCCTACCAAGATCGCATAGTTGAAACCTGCTCTAAGGGTAATACCCTTGTCACAATCCCTACAGGCTTGGGTAAGACTGTGATCGCTGCTAGGGTCGCTGCAGAGCGGCTTTACCGACATCCGGGGGGGCGGTGCTTCATTCTGGCTCCAACCCGACCTTTGATTCTTCAGCACGCTAAGACCTTTAGGTCTCTCCTTGAACTCAGGGATGAAGATTTCTGTATATTCACGGGTGAGACCCCTCCAGGCAAGAGGGCTGGCTCGACTGGCAGGCTGGTATTCATGACGCCGCAAATCTTGGAGAATGACATTCTGGCCGGTCGGGTTTCCCTGCGCGATGTAGTCTTGTTAGTCTTTGATGAAGCCCATAGGGCGGTTGGCAACTACGCCTACGTGTTCATTGCGGAGCAATACTTGAAGACGAGTGAGCATCCGCTGATAATGGGTTTAACAGCTTCCCCAGGGTCTTCCAGGGAGAAAATTGAGGAGATCCGGAGGAATCTGGGCATACAGTTCATTGAGGCTAGGAGTGAGATGAGCCCTGATGTCAGAGGTTACGTGGCACCGCTGGAGGTTGAGTGGTGTAGCACTGAACTTCCTCCAGCATTTAAGAGCGTCAAAAGTCACCTAGAGTCTTTCATCCGAGAGAGGAGCAAGGCGTTGAGGGAGGCGGGCTTCTTGGAGACTGGTACCTCTGGAAAATTCACCTTTGAAAGTTTCAAGAAGGCCATGAGAGGGATACAGTCGGAGATCGCGAAATATTCTACTCCGCCACAACACCTCCGCCTCTTACTATCAGACCTGTTAGCATTGAGGCGGTGTTCCTACGCTGTGGAACTTCTGGAGACGCAAGGTCTCGCCCCTCTGAAGAGTTACTTCGCAAAATTGGAGGCGATGGGCAGCCGCTCTGGGGTCTCAACAGCTGTTAGGAGTATTCTCATGGATGGCGAGATCCGTGATGCGATAAACTTAACTTTGCTCTACGAAGCGAAAGGGGTCGAGCATCCCAAACTTGAGAAACTCGTAGAGAAGGTTAGAGAGAACCTCTCGAAGGGAGCTCGGCGGATAATAGTCTTCACAAACTATAGGGAGACCGCAAGTCGGCTGATTGAGCGGTTAGGCGCTGTTTCAGGTGTCAAGGCAGTGAGGTTTGTTGGGCAGAGTAGCAAGCTTGGGGATGAAGGTCTCTCCCAGAAGGAGCAAGTTGCACTGTTAGATGGCTTTAGGAGAGGCGTGTATAACGTGTTGGTTGCCACACAGGTAGCTGAAGAGGGGATTGACATATCTGCCTCAGACCTTGTAATTTTCTACGATAATGTCCCCAGCGCTATCAGGTTCATACAACGGCGTGGGAGAACCGCGAGGGGTAGCCCTGGTAGGCTAATCATACTAGTCACAAAGGATACACGGGATGAAGCCTACTACTGGCTGGCGAAGAGAAAGGAGAAGTTAATGCTGGACATAATCCGTGAGATGCAGCCTCCAAGAAGCTCATCTGATAGGGATGATCAGCCCAAATTAGAGCCCTACCTAAAGCCTGAGCTGCCTAGAGGCGAAGGGAGAGGGGAGGGGCCGCTAATCTACGTGGATAACCGTGACTCCTCCTCCCAAGTTGTCAAGGAACTTATCCGTCTCGGTGCGAGAATTGAGCTTAAGAACCTTCCCGTGGGCGACTATGTCCTCTCAGAAGATGTCGCCGTAGAGAGGAAGACCTCCTCCGATCTAGCGGATTCCATAATAGATAAGCGGCTGTTCACACAGGCTAAAGAGTTATCATCCTCATATACTAAGCCCATTTTTATAGTTGAAGGTGAGGACCCCTACACATCGAGAGGCATCTCAGCTCAGGCAATAAGGGGGGCGATCCTCAGCCTGATGCTCGACTTCAGGATCCCAGTTCTCATAACTAAGAACCCCACCGAGACCGCACTCATGCTCATAGCCGCAGCCAAAAGTGAACAGCTAGAGAAGAAAGAAGTCCACATCTCGGTTCGAGCGGCAAAGAAACCGTTGACTCTCACAGAACAACAGGAGTACATCGTAGCAGGTCTCCCGAATGTTGAACGAACATTAGCCAGAAGACTGCTCTCCGCCCTAGGCTCTGTCGAGGGCGTTTTCACCGCCACGAAAGAGGAGCTACAGAGAATCCACGGTGTTGGTGACGTGATCGCGGAGAAGATCAGAAGAGTCATAACCGCCAAATACCAGACAGACAGAGTTGAAGGGCAGGAGGAGTAA
- a CDS encoding Sjogren's syndrome/scleroderma autoantigen 1 family protein, which translates to MGESLKKMAEVLKAGATMLDKTCPQCYSPLFKLPSGEIYCAKCERRVVVVKSGEDALQAVLPVALYSLEETVSRKLRELEGQINSEKEPQGLQTLVSLALGYLEILQRIRKLRGPS; encoded by the coding sequence TTGGGTGAGAGTCTAAAGAAGATGGCAGAGGTTTTGAAGGCGGGGGCGACGATGCTAGATAAAACTTGCCCCCAATGTTATTCGCCCCTTTTCAAACTGCCTTCTGGTGAGATCTATTGCGCTAAATGTGAACGGAGAGTTGTGGTCGTAAAGAGTGGAGAAGATGCACTCCAAGCGGTTTTGCCTGTGGCACTCTATTCGCTAGAAGAGACAGTATCCAGAAAGCTGAGGGAGTTAGAGGGCCAGATCAACTCGGAGAAGGAACCTCAAGGGCTACAAACCCTTGTAAGTCTGGCCTTAGGATACTTGGAGATCCTGCAGAGAATAAGAAAGTTGAGGGGGCCCAGCTAA
- a CDS encoding translation initiation factor IF-5A, with the protein MSRPVDIGSLKPGQYILIEGEPCKIVEYEKSKPGKHGSAKARIVAIGLFDNVKRSIVSPVDGKVEVPTIEKRTSQVISLSENSVQLMDLETYEIFEAPMPTEDEIKSKLSSGVEVEHWRIMGRTKLIRVKG; encoded by the coding sequence ATGAGTAGGCCTGTTGACATCGGCTCGTTAAAGCCAGGGCAATACATTCTGATAGAGGGTGAACCTTGTAAGATCGTGGAGTATGAGAAGTCTAAACCTGGAAAACACGGTTCAGCTAAAGCTCGGATAGTAGCCATCGGCCTATTCGACAATGTAAAGAGGAGTATAGTGAGCCCTGTGGACGGTAAGGTTGAGGTACCTACAATTGAAAAGAGAACCTCCCAAGTCATATCTCTCTCGGAAAATTCGGTGCAGTTGATGGATCTCGAAACTTATGAGATCTTCGAGGCGCCGATGCCAACCGAGGACGAGATAAAATCGAAGCTAAGTAGCGGCGTCGAGGTCGAGCATTGGAGGATTATGGGCAGAACTAAACTGATACGGGTTAAAGGCTGA
- a CDS encoding winged helix-turn-helix domain-containing protein, producing the protein MLRRSKLGVFYDILMIAKDGAKKTEIVYEGNLTFTRANQYLQILEDQNLIERNGDRWVTTKKGLNFIKNFQRIKKHVPTNQDDE; encoded by the coding sequence ATGTTGAGAAGATCGAAGCTCGGTGTCTTTTACGACATCTTAATGATAGCGAAAGATGGGGCGAAAAAGACCGAGATAGTCTACGAGGGGAACTTAACTTTCACAAGAGCTAACCAATACTTACAAATTTTAGAGGACCAGAACCTGATAGAGAGGAATGGCGACCGATGGGTAACAACGAAGAAGGGCCTCAACTTCATAAAGAACTTCCAAAGAATCAAAAAACACGTCCCAACAAACCAAGACGACGAGTAA
- a CDS encoding winged helix-turn-helix domain-containing protein, translated as MDSSGEGRLALSREHFVGVISRRSQVDIIQAIIKVATRGAKKTEIVYKSNLTFTRTTRYLQYLEEQGLLRRDGDRWFTTEKGYQFLEDLERLNKYLT; from the coding sequence ATGGATTCTAGCGGAGAGGGGAGATTAGCTCTGTCACGTGAACACTTCGTAGGAGTAATCTCAAGGAGGTCACAGGTGGATATAATTCAAGCGATTATTAAGGTGGCAACTAGAGGAGCCAAAAAAACGGAGATAGTATACAAGTCGAACCTTACATTTACACGGACTACAAGATACCTGCAATATTTAGAGGAGCAAGGTTTACTCAGAAGAGATGGAGACCGTTGGTTTACCACGGAGAAAGGCTACCAATTCCTAGAAGACTTGGAGAGACTAAACAAATACTTGACCTGA
- a CDS encoding signal peptidase I — translation MPSPKLVSIVDLQDQCRWNIFGTIFSYDLIIHTVYRFSLRAERVVMNRNPTPHLSAWTGWLPILALTLTVYILATQILPPISGTLSYYTNPLLWGILIFITLTRFKKQKKYRWHLDKPLVVMAVTVATFQISASVIVGLFTSFGRSPFSSEPQIITTNLAYFISMLFGLELPRAYLIKSWERKATLAIGVTALLFAQLSASFLPVITLSSPFELTKFLSEKYLPSVAENLLASYLALLGGPIASISYMGTILTFQWLSPILPDPSWSIKALLGVIAPTIGFLIIHNFHTTPTQTTKPEKLHTPHWTAISIIFVLAVWASTGQLGFYPTAIISGSMQPTIDVGDLVIVTKISPEKIKPGDIIQFKGERENIVHRVVAVQQGATKTFITKGDNNNSPDREPVKPDQILGKVTYIVPKIGWASIIVKTAIEKIRVLLENLAFAP, via the coding sequence GTGCCCTCTCCCAAGCTAGTCAGTATCGTTGACCTGCAAGACCAGTGTAGATGGAATATCTTCGGTACGATCTTCTCGTACGATCTTATCATTCATACGGTTTATAGGTTCTCTCTAAGAGCAGAAAGAGTAGTTATGAATAGAAACCCAACACCTCACCTCTCCGCTTGGACTGGATGGCTTCCCATCTTAGCCTTGACACTGACCGTCTACATTCTAGCAACTCAAATCCTACCACCCATAAGCGGGACGCTATCTTACTACACAAACCCACTCTTGTGGGGGATCTTAATCTTTATAACATTAACAAGATTCAAAAAGCAGAAAAAATATAGGTGGCACCTCGATAAGCCGCTCGTTGTAATGGCTGTAACAGTAGCCACGTTTCAAATATCAGCCTCAGTGATTGTAGGGCTGTTCACCAGCTTCGGCAGGAGCCCATTTTCATCCGAACCTCAGATTATAACAACCAACCTAGCCTACTTCATATCTATGCTATTCGGGCTCGAACTACCAAGAGCCTACCTAATCAAATCCTGGGAACGTAAGGCAACTCTGGCAATAGGCGTTACAGCCCTGCTCTTCGCTCAACTGTCAGCATCATTCTTGCCTGTAATAACTCTGAGTAGCCCTTTCGAGTTAACAAAGTTTCTAAGTGAGAAATATCTGCCTAGCGTAGCAGAAAATCTTCTCGCATCCTACCTGGCATTATTGGGTGGACCAATAGCGTCGATAAGCTATATGGGAACAATTCTAACTTTCCAATGGCTCTCTCCGATACTACCAGACCCCTCATGGTCCATCAAAGCTCTACTCGGCGTAATAGCACCCACAATAGGTTTCCTGATAATTCACAACTTTCACACCACTCCAACTCAAACCACAAAACCCGAAAAACTCCACACGCCACACTGGACAGCCATATCCATCATCTTCGTCTTGGCTGTCTGGGCTTCAACAGGTCAGTTGGGCTTCTATCCAACAGCGATTATCAGCGGGAGCATGCAGCCAACAATAGATGTGGGAGACTTGGTCATCGTCACGAAGATATCTCCGGAAAAAATCAAACCAGGAGACATAATTCAGTTTAAAGGCGAGAGAGAGAACATTGTCCACAGGGTTGTGGCTGTCCAGCAGGGCGCCACGAAAACGTTTATAACAAAAGGGGACAACAATAACAGCCCAGACCGTGAACCTGTAAAACCAGATCAAATCCTAGGTAAAGTAACTTATATCGTGCCAAAGATCGGATGGGCGTCGATCATTGTAAAGACAGCCATAGAGAAAATTCGAGTGCTCCTAGAAAACCTTGCTTTTGCACCCTGA
- a CDS encoding NAD+ synthase: MLQLSSRLLSIDAEKTAIRITCILKFYVENVQASGVVVGMSGGLDSSVVTALSARALGERRVTGICLPEAETFNQKDVDDASRLASDLKINFHIVDISEALEALTRVLPIFDPQSLLEKGNLKARIRMTVLYYFANKLNSLVVGTSNKSEILTGYFTKYGDGASDLLPIGGLYKTQVYQLAHYLKIPEDIINKPPTAGLWPRQLDEEELGVKYETLDLILQGFEFGLSTDEIAKQLELPKSLVESIRTRKLRSEHKRLGPLTIT; this comes from the coding sequence ATGTTACAATTGTCGAGTAGGCTGTTAAGTATAGACGCAGAAAAAACAGCAATCCGGATTACATGTATTTTGAAGTTTTACGTAGAGAATGTTCAAGCCTCCGGTGTGGTTGTGGGGATGAGTGGCGGCCTTGATTCCTCCGTTGTCACCGCTCTCTCAGCAAGGGCGCTGGGTGAAAGGCGTGTCACTGGTATCTGCCTCCCGGAGGCGGAAACATTCAACCAGAAGGATGTAGATGACGCCTCAAGGCTTGCGAGTGACCTTAAAATAAACTTTCACATAGTGGATATCTCGGAGGCTTTGGAGGCTTTAACCAGAGTCCTCCCTATATTCGACCCTCAGAGCCTACTTGAGAAGGGTAATCTAAAAGCACGTATAAGGATGACTGTCCTCTACTATTTTGCTAACAAACTTAACTCTCTCGTAGTAGGCACCAGCAACAAGAGTGAGATATTAACCGGCTACTTCACAAAGTATGGTGACGGTGCCTCTGATCTTCTTCCCATTGGGGGGCTGTATAAGACTCAGGTATACCAGCTGGCCCACTACCTTAAAATTCCTGAGGACATCATAAATAAGCCTCCAACAGCGGGTCTATGGCCAAGGCAGTTAGACGAGGAGGAGCTTGGCGTTAAATATGAGACCCTAGACCTGATACTTCAGGGGTTTGAATTTGGGCTTTCCACAGATGAGATCGCAAAGCAACTGGAATTACCAAAGAGCCTCGTCGAGAGTATAAGAACCAGAAAACTTCGGAGTGAACATAAGAGGCTAGGTCCACTCACCATCACTTAA
- a CDS encoding TIGR02710 family CRISPR-associated CARF protein, translating to MGKALVISVGTGTRPGDEAINSLAGAIAFSIKNNHPDKVFFVASKDSVEKTLPRILQRVALPDYEIIDVEDPDNIRKIYEDLRRKFVEIRSRYPSVVVDYTSGTKAMTGALVILGSLFEVDTLSYVSGKRTDGVVIKGAEELQSVRPYFVICDKKIMEAKRFFNECRFDTASAIIEEVERIVADKEVHSRIAPIKNAASAYSAWDKFKHAEAFKHLEALEGREFDGNKSFLGRLLHSDEKEPYLIADLINNAKRRGDIEKKYDDAVGRLYRVVELVAQYRLRKNYGINSSDIDLEKIPPTLKERWKIPAQGEKIKLGLERDYELLAAKGDEIGEMFLRDEKLRDLLSKRNFSILAHGSTPVNREVYERLLEKAISYGSAVVESLQSLLRDSEFAKFTAN from the coding sequence ATGGGGAAAGCTTTAGTGATCTCCGTGGGAACTGGAACCAGACCAGGCGATGAGGCTATAAACAGCTTAGCGGGCGCTATAGCTTTCAGCATAAAAAACAATCACCCTGACAAAGTGTTCTTCGTTGCTAGTAAGGATAGTGTTGAAAAGACCTTACCCAGAATCCTTCAGAGAGTAGCATTACCGGATTACGAGATAATAGATGTGGAGGATCCTGACAATATTCGTAAGATCTATGAGGATCTGAGAAGGAAATTCGTGGAAATAAGAAGCAGATATCCCTCGGTGGTTGTTGACTACACTTCTGGGACTAAGGCTATGACAGGGGCGCTTGTAATTTTAGGATCTCTGTTTGAGGTGGACACTTTAAGCTATGTTAGCGGGAAAAGAACTGATGGCGTTGTCATTAAGGGCGCGGAGGAGCTTCAAAGTGTTAGACCATACTTCGTGATCTGCGATAAAAAGATCATGGAAGCTAAAAGGTTTTTTAATGAATGCCGATTTGACACAGCATCAGCCATCATCGAGGAGGTTGAGAGGATTGTAGCTGACAAAGAAGTCCATAGCCGAATAGCCCCAATAAAAAATGCAGCCTCAGCCTATTCAGCTTGGGACAAATTTAAACATGCCGAAGCATTCAAGCATCTTGAGGCTTTGGAAGGTAGAGAATTTGATGGCAATAAAAGCTTCCTAGGCAGACTACTGCACAGCGACGAGAAGGAACCATACCTAATTGCTGACTTGATAAATAACGCAAAGCGGCGGGGCGACATCGAAAAGAAATATGACGACGCAGTAGGGCGTTTATACCGCGTTGTGGAGTTGGTGGCGCAATACCGTTTAAGGAAAAATTATGGAATAAATTCAAGTGACATCGACTTGGAGAAGATACCTCCAACCCTTAAGGAGAGGTGGAAGATACCTGCACAGGGTGAAAAGATTAAGCTGGGACTTGAGAGAGATTATGAGCTGCTAGCAGCAAAAGGTGATGAAATAGGAGAAATGTTTCTGAGAGATGAGAAGCTTAGAGACTTACTGTCAAAGAGAAACTTTTCCATCCTAGCACATGGATCAACTCCAGTGAATAGAGAGGTCTATGAGAGACTTCTCGAGAAAGCTATTAGTTATGGGTCAGCTGTCGTGGAAAGTCTTCAAAGTCTTCTTCGAGACTCGGAGTTTGCAAAGTTCACCGCCAATTGA